A window of the Vigna angularis cultivar LongXiaoDou No.4 chromosome 3, ASM1680809v1, whole genome shotgun sequence genome harbors these coding sequences:
- the LOC108324396 gene encoding NDR1/HIN1-like protein 13 yields the protein MGSSSQERESSPLSTNFPSGKSMDHPPPPPTTTYPTHPPPPMYYPNPHAYPHPYPNAYPPGYHYPAPAPYYGPPPPYERRSSSSCARCCRSFFMCCLLLLTISFLMSLFLALALHPQLPEYKVVSLSVTNLTTQPTLGGQFDTKISIENPNDKLVGYFSDFKVFMSYKDGVVAADAAPGLSLNTKSQTEVIVRGLFNQGNRLEPKLMDDLVKERGTDSVTFSLRMSSLIVLKSHTFTTKSEELLAICDGLKVKFQDNSIPLLENWTTTENPSHACYIFEVGHNL from the coding sequence aTGGGTTCTTCCAGCCAAGAAAGAGAATCATCACCGCTTTCCACTAACTTTCCCTCGGGAAAATCCATGGACCACCCACCACCTCCACCAACCACCACATACCCAACCCATCCACCACCGCCAATGTATTACCCGAATCCTCATGCATACCCCCACCCATATCCTAATGCTTACCCTCCCGGTTACCATTACCCTGCACCCGCCCCTTACTATGGTCCCCCTCCCCCCTACGAAAGAAGATCTTCTTCATCTTGTGCTCGCTGCTGTAGAAGCTTCTTCATGTGTTGCTTGCTCCTCCTCACCATCTCCTTTCTCATGAGCCTCTTTCTAGCTTTGGCGCTACATCCACAACTACCTGAGTACAAGGTTGTTTCCTTGTCTGTTACAAACCTTACAACCCAACCAACCCTAGGTGGTCAATTTGACACCAAAATTTCCATTGAAAACCCTAACGACAAACTTGTCGGTTATTTCTCCGACTTTAAGGTTTTCATGTCGTACAAGGATGGAGTGGTTGCGGCTGATGCTGCGCCCGGACTTTCGTTGAATACGAAGTCTCAAACAGAGGTGATCGTAAGGGGTTTGTTCAACCAAGGGAACAGATTGGAACCGAAACTAATGGATGATTTGGTCAAAGAACGAGGTACAGACTCCGTTACCTTCAGTTTGAGGATGTCTTCCTTGATCGTTCTTAAGTCTCATACGTTTACCACGAAGAGTGAAGAGCTTCTTGCAATTTGTGATGGGTTGAAGGTGAAGTTTCAAGATAATAGTATACCACTTCTGGAGAATTGGACAACAACGGAAAACCCGTCCCATGCATGCTATATATTTGAAGTGGGTCATAATCTATAA
- the LOC108324397 gene encoding uncharacterized protein LOC108324397, with amino-acid sequence MATTKTSSNLHLLSAAIYFIIISLLAVLLWLALTPHAPRFQLTSLIVTSLATNTAAELTAKFHVNAVLSNPNFALSVCYETLRLALLFDNLTISAIPVQPLPFSTAAQTDTPVRARFSVAHRPFPNGIVRGIIEQRGGGSVSFGVTVLARFRLTCGALGTRVRTLRLECYPLQVAFPPRNHGTGSLVAPSDCYAV; translated from the coding sequence ATGGCCACAACCAAAACCTCCTCCAACCTCCACCTCCTCTCCGCCGCAATCTACTTCATCATCATCTCTCTCCTCGCCGTGCTTCTCTGGCTGGCCCTCACACCCCACGCCCCGCGCTTCCAACTAACATCCCTCATCGTCACCTCCCTCGCCACCAACACTGCCGCCGAGTTAACGGCAAAGTTCCACGTTAACGCCGTTCTCAGTAACCCTAACTTCGCGCTCTCCGTCTGCTACGAGACCCTCCGCCTCGCGCTCCTTTTCGACAACCTCACCATCTCTGCCATCCCGGTCCAACCGCTCCCGTTCTCCACCGCAGCCCAGACAGACACCCCAGTCCGAGCCCGGTTCTCAGTCGCCCACAGGCCGTTCCCCAACGGCATCGTGAGAGGAATCATTGAGCAGCGCGGTGGTGGTTCGGTATCCTTCGGAGTCACGGTTCTCGCTCGGTTTAGGTTGACTTGTGGCGCATTGGGCACCAGAGTTCGAACTTTGAGGCTTGAGTGTTACCCGTTGCAGGTTGCGTTCCCTCCCCGCAACCACGGCACTGGAAGCTTGGTTGCTCCTTCTGATTGTTATGCAGTATAA
- the LOC108326635 gene encoding NDR1/HIN1-like protein 1 yields the protein MSVKECDHHKGKKRKNFQRVFWCIVVFLFLVLLAILLIWAILRPTKPTFTLQDVTVYAFNATVANFLTSSFQVTLISRNPNDHIGVYYDRLETYVTYQSQQVTFRTSIPPTYQGHKEVNVWSPFVYGTNVPVAPFNFQGLSQNQAAGTVLITVRANGRVRWKVGTFISGRYHLYVRCPAFISFGARTNGIVVGENAIKFQIIQRCSVSV from the coding sequence ATGTCGGTGAAGGAGTGCGACCACCACAAgggaaagaagaggaagaacttCCAGCGAGTCTTCTGGTGCATAGTGGTCTTCCTCTTCCTTGTCTTGCTCGCTATTCTTCTCATATGGGCAATCCTCAGACCCACCAAACCTACCTTCACTCTTCAAGACGTCACCGTTTACGCCTTCAACGCCACCGTCGCCAACTTCTTGACATCCAGTTTCCAAGTCACGCTCATCTCCCGCAACCCTAACGACCACATCGGAGTCTACTACGACCGCCTCGAAACCTACGTCACTTACCAGAGCCAGCAGGTGACCTTCCGCACCTCCATCCCTCCCACCTATCAGGGCCACAAAGAGGTCAACGTTTGGTCTCCGTTTGTCTACGGCACCAACGTCCCCGTCGCACCCTTCAACTTCCAAGGCCTCAGCCAGAACCAGGCTGCGGGTACCGTCCTCATCACCGTCAGAGCTAACGGCAGGGTCCGCTGGAAGGTCGGCACCTTCATCTCCGGCCGCTACCACCTCTACGTCCGCTGCCCCGCCTTCATCTCCTTCGGCGCCCGCACCAACGGCATCGTCGTCGGCGAAAACGCCATCAAATTCCAGATCATCCAACGGTGCTCCGTCAGCGTTTAA
- the LOC108325231 gene encoding NDR1/HIN1-like protein 10, translated as MADKQPQLNGAYYGPTIPPAEAPRPRRHRNCCCCLFSFCWKILLALIIFLVIVFIIFYAVLQPRAFKLHVSDATLTQLNYTSSDNTLRYNLVLNFTAGNPNKKLDFYYESVESHVSYNGVTFASTELLTLRDSFRQRRQSTNRLNGVYRGQYETVLDQDQVKSLEEDEKKRVFHFSVRLHFKVKFMLNDSASSSTKAKAKCELEVPLSSKGETLGTVFVSTYCHVNF; from the coding sequence ATGGCAGATAAGCAACCCCAACTAAACGGTGCGTATTACGGCCCCACGATTCCTCCGGCGGAGGCGCCACGTCCCCGCCGCCACAGAAATTGCTGTTGCTGTCTCTTCAGCTTCTGCTGGAAGATTCTCCTCGCACTCATAATCTTCCTCGTCATCGTATTCATCATCTTCTACGCCGTGCTCCAGCCACGCGCCTTTAAGCTGCACGTCTCCGACGCCACGCTCACGCAGCTCAACTACACCTCCAGCGACAACACGCTCCGTTACAACCTCGTCCTCAACTTCACGGCAGGGAATCCCAACAAGAAGCTGGACTTCTACTACGAGAGCGTGGAGAGCCACGTGTCGTACAACGGCGTCACGTTCGCGTCGACGGAGTTGTTGACGTTGCGTGACTCGTTCCGGCAACGCAGGCAGAGCACGAACCGACTGAACGGCGTTTACAGGGGGCAATACGAGACGGTGTTGGATCAGGATCAGGTGAAGAGCTTggaagaagatgagaaaaagagGGTTTTTCATTTCTCTGTGAGACTCCACTTTAAGGTTAAGTTCATGCTTAATGACTCGGCAAGTTCTAGCACGAAGGCGAAGGCGAAATGTGAGCTTGAGGTCCCTTTGAGTTCCAAAGGAGAAACTCTAGGGACTGTGTTTGTATCCACCTACTGCCATGTCAATTTCTGA